A single bacterium DNA region contains:
- a CDS encoding adenylate/guanylate cyclase domain-containing protein, which produces MAANSLGGAVRARRVKGVQVACFTALVIVVMRFVAGPQQRLFSLIENFAYDSYFDHRAPRDISDFVIVAVDEESLKPEHLGRFPWDRAVYARLLERLGGAKVVGIDLLFPEPSADDAVLAAAVRQHGRVVLAAHKRRVARGTELPLTWHGYGQATTPGVPRAYSDARLTDEFVPPVPVLAQAAGMGYVDIVPDADGVYRRAMPLMASPADDVMPHFGLEIARLALGLDRAQLMHSAASGALAVRNATLPLAGGEMLINYAGPLQTVKYVPAWRVVAGQEPAETFRDKIVLIGPTAAGLYDIRPAPFTRNNRVFFGVETNANIAHTIMAGETLRNNTHGLVWGIYALVLGALVGWAVWYSDEKQAVWLGVGLVTVLALPVFMVGVMWLNQVVPYGAILLGAAVPMVWALYERLGLEKRQIADQFGTYVSPDVLHELERNPELVRQGQRREVTLLFSDVRGSTAIAEKMPPDVWIAQLNEYLSEMSDAIFAYDGYLDKFMGDGIMALWNAFGNQPDHAELATKAAAQMLERLKLLNEAWEGRKDRVPLQIGIGLHTGEAIIGNVGSYRRAQYTAIGDSVNSASRIEALTKEFKAQLILSETLAERLAGRVKLVELGEVELKGRAEPLRVYKPEGYAGEVKGHFQQKEK; this is translated from the coding sequence GTGGCAGCCAACTCACTCGGGGGAGCTGTGCGCGCACGCCGCGTCAAGGGCGTGCAGGTCGCCTGCTTCACCGCCCTCGTCATCGTGGTGATGCGCTTCGTCGCAGGGCCGCAGCAGCGCCTGTTCTCGCTGATCGAGAACTTCGCGTACGACTCCTACTTCGACCACCGCGCGCCCCGCGACATCAGCGACTTCGTCATCGTCGCGGTGGACGAGGAGAGCCTCAAGCCCGAGCACCTCGGTCGCTTCCCGTGGGACCGCGCGGTCTACGCCAGGCTCCTCGAGCGGCTGGGTGGGGCGAAGGTGGTGGGCATTGACCTCCTCTTCCCCGAACCCTCGGCGGACGACGCGGTACTGGCGGCCGCGGTCCGCCAGCACGGGCGAGTGGTACTGGCCGCGCACAAACGGCGAGTGGCGCGCGGAACGGAGTTGCCTCTCACCTGGCACGGCTATGGCCAGGCAACGACGCCTGGCGTGCCCCGCGCCTACTCCGACGCCAGACTGACGGACGAGTTCGTGCCGCCGGTGCCGGTGCTGGCGCAGGCGGCGGGGATGGGCTACGTGGACATCGTGCCGGACGCGGACGGGGTCTACCGCCGAGCCATGCCGCTGATGGCCAGTCCCGCCGATGACGTCATGCCGCACTTCGGGCTGGAGATCGCTCGGCTCGCGCTGGGGCTGGACCGGGCGCAGCTCATGCACAGCGCCGCCAGTGGCGCCCTGGCGGTCAGGAACGCCACGCTCCCCCTCGCCGGCGGCGAGATGCTCATCAACTACGCCGGCCCGCTGCAGACGGTCAAGTATGTCCCGGCCTGGCGGGTGGTGGCGGGACAGGAGCCGGCCGAGACGTTCCGCGACAAGATCGTGCTCATCGGGCCGACGGCGGCAGGGCTGTATGACATCCGCCCCGCGCCCTTCACCCGCAACAACCGCGTCTTCTTCGGAGTGGAGACCAACGCCAACATCGCGCACACGATCATGGCGGGGGAGACGCTGCGCAACAACACGCATGGGCTGGTGTGGGGCATCTATGCCCTCGTGCTCGGGGCGCTGGTCGGGTGGGCGGTCTGGTATAGCGACGAGAAGCAGGCGGTGTGGCTGGGGGTCGGGCTGGTGACCGTCCTGGCCCTGCCGGTGTTCATGGTCGGCGTCATGTGGCTGAACCAGGTGGTGCCCTACGGCGCCATCTTGCTGGGGGCCGCGGTCCCGATGGTCTGGGCCCTGTACGAGCGCCTCGGCCTGGAGAAGCGGCAGATTGCCGACCAGTTCGGCACTTACGTGTCGCCGGATGTGTTGCACGAACTGGAGCGCAATCCCGAACTGGTGCGACAGGGCCAGCGGCGGGAGGTGACGCTGCTGTTCTCGGACGTGCGGGGCTCCACCGCCATCGCCGAGAAGATGCCGCCGGATGTGTGGATCGCGCAACTCAACGAGTACCTGTCGGAGATGAGTGACGCCATCTTCGCCTATGACGGCTACCTGGACAAGTTCATGGGCGATGGCATCATGGCGCTGTGGAACGCCTTCGGCAACCAGCCCGACCATGCCGAACTGGCGACCAAGGCGGCCGCGCAGATGCTGGAGCGTCTGAAGCTGCTCAACGAGGCCTGGGAGGGCCGGAAAGACCGGGTGCCCCTGCAGATCGGCATCGGCCTGCACACGGGGGAGGCGATCATCGGCAACGTTGGGTCATACCGGCGAGCGCAGTATACGGCGATCGGCGACTCGGTCAACTCCGCGTCACGCATTGAGGCCCTGACCAAGGAGTTCAAGGCGCAACTGATCCTGAGCGAGACGCTGGCGGAGCGCCTGGCCGGGCGCGTGAAGCTGGTGGAGCTGGGCGAGGTGGAGCTGAAGGGGCGGGCGGAGCCGCTGCGGGTGTACAAGCCCGAGGGCTACGCCGGCGAGGTCAAGGGGCACTTCCAGCAGAAGGAAAAGTAG
- a CDS encoding glucose-1-phosphate adenylyltransferase — protein sequence MAGTIAVILGGGRGTRLYPLTRERAKPAVPLAGKYRLIDIPISNCINSGLRRISLLTQFNTHSLHRHIRTTYNFDTFTEGYVNILAAEQTMESTGWYQGTADAVRKNLRHLDLGSADHVLILSGDQLYRMDYSELIAQHEREGADATLAVLPVPRDQASGLGILHTSGHRIVDFVEKPQTEAELDRLAMSNGDMHPPTPGRTHLASMGIYLFRTEVLRAVLADETKEDFGREIIPEAIRQSHVDAYFFDGYWEDIGTIRAFYDANLELTRPDARFNFFDEEAPIYTHPRNLPPSRMDHCHVERSIIADGCIIDDAEILGSVIGVRTLIGAGTTIRDSIVMGLDYFESDEVRRRRQADIPIGIGRHCRISGALLDKNCRIGDGVTIDASRYAEDMDSELFVVRDGIVIVPRATTVPDGTII from the coding sequence ATGGCCGGAACCATAGCTGTCATCCTGGGCGGGGGACGCGGCACCCGCCTGTATCCCCTGACGCGCGAGCGGGCCAAGCCCGCGGTGCCGCTGGCCGGCAAGTACCGGCTCATTGACATCCCGATCAGCAACTGCATCAACTCGGGGCTGCGGCGCATCTCCCTGCTCACGCAGTTCAACACCCACTCGCTACACCGCCACATCCGCACCACCTACAACTTCGACACCTTCACCGAGGGCTACGTTAACATCCTCGCGGCCGAGCAGACGATGGAGAGCACCGGGTGGTACCAGGGCACGGCGGACGCGGTCCGCAAGAACCTGCGCCACCTGGACCTGGGCAGCGCCGACCATGTCCTGATCCTGTCGGGCGACCAGCTCTACCGCATGGACTACAGCGAACTCATCGCCCAACACGAGCGGGAGGGGGCCGATGCCACCCTGGCGGTCCTGCCCGTGCCACGCGATCAGGCGTCCGGCCTGGGCATCCTGCACACCTCCGGCCACCGCATCGTGGACTTCGTGGAGAAGCCGCAGACCGAGGCCGAGCTGGACCGGTTGGCGATGTCGAACGGGGACATGCACCCGCCCACGCCCGGCCGCACCCATCTCGCCTCGATGGGCATCTACCTGTTCCGGACCGAGGTGCTGCGCGCAGTGCTGGCGGACGAGACCAAGGAGGACTTCGGACGCGAGATCATCCCGGAGGCCATTCGCCAGAGCCATGTGGACGCCTACTTCTTCGACGGCTACTGGGAAGACATCGGGACCATTCGCGCCTTCTATGATGCCAACCTGGAGTTGACGCGGCCCGACGCCCGGTTCAACTTCTTCGACGAAGAGGCCCCCATCTACACCCATCCGCGCAACCTGCCACCCTCGCGCATGGACCACTGCCACGTCGAGCGCAGCATCATCGCCGATGGCTGCATCATTGACGATGCCGAGATTCTTGGCTCGGTCATCGGGGTGCGCACCCTCATCGGGGCCGGCACGACCATCCGCGACTCCATCGTCATGGGGCTGGACTACTTCGAGAGCGACGAGGTGCGCCGTCGGCGCCAGGCGGACATCCCCATCGGCATCGGGCGCCACTGCCGCATCAGCGGCGCGCTGCTGGACAAGAACTGCCGCATCGGCGACGGTGTCACCATTGACGCCTCCCGGTACGCCGAGGACATGGACAGCGAGCTGTTTGTCGTGCGCGACGGGATCGTCATCGTCCCCCGGGCGACGACCGTGCCGGACGGCACCATCATCTGA
- a CDS encoding FecR family protein, which produces MIQRLPRVLGCLLFLAACQTAFEQPSQIAASSARLIECYGQVQARHGAGGYQTARIGETLLPGDGLKTGASSRAQLAIGSNQFVRLDQNSQVLVTHVQQDGITSFKTLVGGVWVTIQKAIGVPTKFEVQTPSVTAGARGTIFRCEVSDDGETGVYVYEGEVDVTGAGEVVRVAPDRFARARQGGRPALADINPDEDERRDFVRYNRHCEALSGVGNPRVLVALSVVENTRPQAAMATSDRLVEQLRQLGYLATPVKPEHLREATYDSQGVLRVKPKLADYYLVGAIRVQLPRAGAGRATAGVATIHARLVGADDYHLVSTAQAQRKLPVPPQKPFGLPNGRDRQAIQAVLEALGEDVAQQMAPQLMRDIVVDRPAAVRVDVTGPADPRQVRALKGLLASLQADGRIAPLPRFDSSAAFLVAGQMSPQEVARVCLERGGQWIQSAETRGRVVQVSFRPGAMPPEGGIR; this is translated from the coding sequence ATGATCCAGAGGCTCCCACGGGTCTTGGGCTGTCTGTTGTTTCTTGCCGCCTGCCAGACGGCCTTCGAGCAGCCCTCCCAGATCGCGGCCTCCAGCGCCCGCCTCATCGAGTGCTACGGGCAGGTGCAGGCGCGCCACGGTGCCGGGGGCTACCAGACCGCCCGGATCGGTGAGACGCTCCTGCCGGGGGACGGCCTCAAGACGGGGGCAAGCTCCCGCGCCCAGCTCGCCATCGGCAGCAACCAGTTCGTGCGCCTCGACCAGAACTCCCAGGTACTCGTCACCCACGTCCAGCAGGACGGCATCACCAGCTTCAAGACGCTGGTGGGCGGGGTCTGGGTGACGATCCAGAAGGCCATCGGCGTCCCGACCAAGTTCGAGGTCCAGACCCCCTCGGTCACTGCCGGCGCGCGCGGCACGATCTTCCGCTGCGAGGTGAGCGACGACGGCGAGACGGGGGTCTATGTGTACGAGGGGGAGGTGGATGTCACCGGCGCCGGTGAGGTGGTGCGCGTGGCCCCGGACCGTTTCGCCCGCGCCCGTCAGGGCGGGCGGCCCGCACTGGCGGACATCAACCCCGACGAGGATGAGCGACGCGACTTCGTGCGCTACAACCGCCATTGCGAGGCTCTCAGCGGGGTTGGCAACCCCAGGGTGCTGGTGGCCCTGAGCGTCGTCGAGAACACGCGGCCCCAAGCGGCGATGGCCACCTCCGATCGGCTCGTGGAGCAACTGCGGCAGTTGGGCTATCTGGCCACACCGGTGAAACCCGAGCACCTGCGCGAGGCCACTTACGACAGTCAGGGTGTGCTGCGGGTGAAGCCCAAACTCGCGGACTACTACCTGGTGGGGGCCATTCGCGTGCAACTGCCCCGCGCTGGCGCCGGCCGGGCCACGGCTGGCGTGGCGACGATCCATGCCCGGCTCGTGGGCGCGGATGACTACCACCTGGTCAGCACGGCCCAGGCGCAACGCAAGCTGCCCGTGCCGCCCCAGAAGCCATTCGGCCTCCCGAACGGCCGGGACAGGCAGGCTATCCAGGCGGTCCTGGAAGCGCTGGGGGAGGACGTGGCACAGCAGATGGCCCCCCAGCTCATGCGTGACATCGTCGTGGACCGCCCGGCGGCGGTGCGTGTGGATGTGACCGGGCCCGCTGACCCCCGCCAGGTCCGGGCGCTGAAGGGGCTGCTGGCCAGCCTGCAAGCGGACGGACGGATCGCGCCCCTGCCGCGCTTTGACAGCAGCGCCGCATTTCTCGTGGCCGGACAGATGTCCCCCCAGGAGGTGGCTCGCGTCTGTCTGGAGCGCGGGGGGCAATGGATCCAGAGCGCCGAGACTCGAGGGAGGGTCGTGCAGGTGTCATTCCGGCCGGGCGCCATGCCGCCTGAGGGGGGCATACGCTGA
- a CDS encoding PAS domain S-box protein, producing MDLERIHGAIAEGMTAPVVVCDLEGRALYINPAGERFCGHTQDSLRGTMCRDFILDFPQPATRPGLLRLTEFESRVRVGTTEERQVRVTMWPLLAPDGICGYCMMLEDARDHQQLLEALHESDIRYRTLVENMLNGLAHYRVILDEQGRPVDAVFLEVNPAFESITGISRDSVVGMRVTEVRPDVDREWVELIGQVALTGAPVRFERHSERLGKWFAMLAYSPREGYCAIVSEDITERKLMLQALQDSEARYRELVESANSLILKIAADGRLLFLNGFACRFFGVSSRDVVGHPVVGTLLSPEDITEEAFRRQLRRAGGRRPSYRDHIVPVRSADGSVRWLAWVLRAICNDRDEAEAFLAFGHDITERRETVEALRESEEKFRTLFNDASDGIFIRSAEGSFVEVNEALCRRLGCDRRRLLHVRPEAIYGTQFAEEASRKTAAATSGDPAVFEGKETGTDGVMRAVEMSVRPISYGGAAALLAVVRDISERRRVEEAQRMAALGQLAAGVAHEFNNLLAAMMMKAELVALEDDPQGYEELTEQVIRSCRRGAEICQNMIAFASPSDLQREPLRVEEPIEAALAIATRQMETASIAVVRDYHTEGCQAMADPGQIEQVFLNLFMNACHAMPAGGTLEIGTRCDNGDLVATVRDTGIGIATENLPRIFEPVFTTKGRLGQSDMPGTGLGLSVSHGIIHAHGGSISARSESGQGSVFTVRLPVWQASAPAEGQHLAPSPRQPIPGVGHRVLVAEDETDICSLLAQVLQGRGYEVVVAGDTKQALQALDTEGFSLIIADWLMPGGGGRQVVSRARQMSGDPPVIIISGKLGLELIEALEPNVVRCLQKPFHLAELLDTIQDALVR from the coding sequence ATGGATCTCGAACGGATCCACGGCGCCATCGCCGAGGGCATGACAGCGCCTGTGGTCGTGTGTGACCTGGAGGGCAGGGCTCTATACATCAACCCGGCGGGGGAGCGGTTCTGCGGCCATACTCAGGACAGTCTGCGCGGCACGATGTGCCGTGACTTTATCCTCGACTTCCCCCAGCCCGCCACCAGGCCGGGCCTCCTCCGCCTCACCGAGTTCGAGAGCCGCGTCAGGGTCGGCACGACCGAGGAGCGGCAGGTGCGCGTCACCATGTGGCCTCTGCTGGCCCCCGATGGCATCTGCGGCTACTGCATGATGCTCGAGGACGCACGCGACCACCAGCAACTCCTCGAAGCCCTGCACGAAAGCGACATCCGCTACCGCACGCTCGTCGAGAACATGCTCAACGGGCTGGCGCACTACCGCGTCATTCTCGATGAGCAGGGGCGCCCCGTGGATGCGGTCTTCCTCGAGGTCAACCCGGCCTTCGAGAGCATCACCGGGATCAGTCGCGACTCCGTGGTGGGAATGCGCGTCACCGAGGTGCGGCCGGATGTGGATCGCGAATGGGTGGAACTGATCGGCCAGGTGGCGCTGACGGGGGCGCCGGTGCGTTTCGAGCGCCATTCCGAGCGCCTGGGCAAGTGGTTCGCCATGCTGGCCTACAGCCCCCGCGAGGGCTACTGCGCCATCGTGTCGGAGGACATCACCGAACGCAAGCTGATGCTGCAGGCGCTGCAAGACAGCGAGGCGCGCTACCGCGAGTTGGTGGAGAGCGCGAACAGCCTGATCCTCAAGATCGCCGCCGACGGGCGGCTCCTGTTCCTCAATGGCTTCGCCTGCCGCTTCTTCGGCGTGAGCAGCCGGGACGTGGTCGGCCACCCGGTCGTGGGCACGCTCCTGTCGCCCGAGGACATCACCGAGGAGGCGTTCCGGCGTCAGCTTCGCCGCGCCGGCGGACGGCGCCCCAGCTACCGCGACCACATCGTGCCGGTCCGTTCGGCCGACGGCTCGGTGCGCTGGCTCGCGTGGGTGCTGCGAGCCATCTGCAATGACCGGGACGAAGCCGAAGCGTTCCTCGCCTTCGGCCATGACATCACCGAGAGACGGGAGACCGTGGAAGCCCTCCGCGAGAGCGAGGAGAAGTTCCGTACGCTCTTCAACGACGCCAGTGATGGCATCTTCATCCGTAGCGCCGAGGGGAGCTTCGTGGAGGTCAATGAGGCGCTCTGCCGGCGCCTCGGCTGCGATCGCCGGAGGCTCCTACACGTGCGTCCTGAGGCGATCTATGGGACGCAGTTCGCCGAGGAGGCCAGCCGCAAGACGGCCGCGGCGACGTCAGGGGACCCGGCTGTCTTCGAGGGCAAGGAGACGGGGACCGATGGGGTCATGCGGGCAGTGGAGATGAGCGTGCGCCCCATCAGCTACGGCGGCGCGGCGGCGCTGCTGGCGGTGGTGCGCGACATCAGCGAGCGGCGACGGGTCGAGGAGGCCCAGCGCATGGCCGCTCTGGGACAGCTCGCGGCCGGCGTGGCCCATGAGTTCAACAACCTGCTGGCGGCGATGATGATGAAGGCGGAGCTGGTGGCACTCGAGGACGATCCGCAGGGATACGAGGAACTGACCGAACAGGTCATCCGGTCGTGTCGGCGGGGCGCGGAGATCTGTCAGAACATGATCGCCTTCGCCAGCCCCAGCGACCTGCAGCGCGAGCCGCTGCGGGTCGAGGAGCCCATCGAGGCGGCCCTGGCCATCGCTACGCGTCAGATGGAGACCGCCAGTATCGCGGTCGTGCGCGACTACCACACCGAGGGCTGCCAGGCCATGGCTGACCCCGGCCAGATCGAGCAGGTTTTCCTGAACCTGTTCATGAACGCCTGCCACGCCATGCCAGCCGGCGGGACGCTCGAGATCGGCACCCGCTGTGACAACGGCGACCTCGTCGCGACGGTCCGAGATACGGGTATCGGCATCGCCACCGAGAACCTGCCCCGCATCTTCGAGCCGGTCTTCACCACCAAGGGGCGGCTGGGGCAGAGCGACATGCCCGGCACCGGGCTGGGGCTGTCGGTCAGCCACGGGATCATCCACGCCCATGGCGGCAGCATCAGCGCCCGCAGTGAGAGTGGCCAGGGCAGCGTCTTCACAGTCAGGCTGCCGGTGTGGCAGGCGAGCGCCCCGGCCGAGGGCCAGCATCTCGCGCCGTCTCCCCGACAGCCCATCCCGGGCGTCGGCCACCGCGTGCTGGTGGCCGAAGATGAGACCGACATCTGCAGCCTGTTGGCCCAGGTGCTGCAGGGCCGAGGCTACGAGGTCGTCGTAGCCGGCGACACCAAACAGGCGCTACAGGCCCTCGATACTGAAGGCTTTAGCCTCATCATCGCCGATTGGCTCATGCCCGGCGGTGGCGGGCGCCAGGTCGTTTCCCGCGCCCGGCAGATGTCTGGCGACCCTCCGGTCATCATCATCAGCGGCAAGCTCGGCCTCGAGCTGATCGAGGCTCTGGAGCCGAACGTCGTGCGCTGCCTGCAGAAGCCCTTCCACCTCGCCGAACTCCTCGACACCATCCAGGACGCCCTCGTCCGCTAG
- a CDS encoding AbrB/MazE/SpoVT family DNA-binding domain-containing protein, whose protein sequence is MVRVKVSSKYQVSIPSEVRKKLHIRPGQELQVEVSDGSICLLPVPTLDDIIGIAPGLTYRGVREKQDRI, encoded by the coding sequence ATGGTGCGCGTTAAGGTGTCGAGTAAGTATCAGGTCTCAATACCTAGCGAAGTGAGAAAGAAGCTGCATATCAGACCAGGACAAGAGCTGCAGGTTGAGGTGTCTGATGGCAGCATCTGCCTGCTGCCCGTGCCTACGCTGGACGACATCATCGGCATTGCGCCTGGACTAACCTACAGGGGCGTGCGCGAGAAGCAGGACCGGATATGA
- a CDS encoding PIN domain-containing protein codes for MILMDSSGWIELAGRGPRYESFAEMLRGADVVVVPTVVVREVYRAVELSAGRARADQVSRYIASFHVVSLDLDLAISAARCAHDMKLALADSIIYATAQACGARIVTGDADFAALPGVDFIPVEQ; via the coding sequence ATGATCCTCATGGACTCGTCCGGCTGGATCGAGCTTGCGGGGCGAGGGCCCCGGTATGAGTCATTTGCGGAGATGCTGCGCGGCGCCGACGTGGTCGTCGTGCCGACCGTTGTGGTTCGCGAAGTGTACCGCGCGGTCGAGTTGTCGGCAGGGCGTGCCCGCGCTGATCAGGTATCCCGGTACATCGCCAGCTTCCATGTGGTATCGCTCGACCTCGATTTGGCCATCAGTGCGGCGCGGTGCGCGCATGACATGAAGCTTGCCCTGGCGGACTCCATCATCTACGCGACCGCGCAGGCGTGCGGAGCCCGCATCGTTACCGGCGACGCCGACTTCGCCGCCCTGCCAGGCGTAGACTTCATCCCTGTCGAGCAGTAG
- a CDS encoding Gfo/Idh/MocA family oxidoreductase, whose product MDRIRVLVAGCGSIGKRHARLWCEQPAAEVRVCDTLEANLQAATEQAPGARPFTDYAAALAERPDVVYICTPNHLHRPMVEAAWQAGCHVLCEKPLADSVGNAEAIAETVGGGGGVGAVTDRDSSGSVTPPTRVFAVGYSLRSHGGLRRVLEIVRSGVLGTLVGGRAMVGTYFTLMCATTPYRMTEPNALIIDYTHLLDYMRLFLGEPERVSAESATLGDLPMLPQPNLFSLLVRYKSGAVGQIHMDYIQHPQRSHVELYGDRGVVRYDFQTGMLELFDFERDDSPRHAHHVEHVIVARDDIYRVQIETVLQAIRGEETPLATAEDGVAALKLAEAAVQAASTHAAVTV is encoded by the coding sequence ATGGACCGGATACGAGTGCTCGTCGCAGGCTGTGGATCAATCGGCAAGCGCCATGCGCGGCTGTGGTGCGAGCAGCCCGCAGCGGAGGTCCGGGTCTGCGACACGCTGGAGGCGAACCTGCAGGCGGCGACGGAGCAGGCGCCTGGCGCGCGGCCCTTCACCGACTACGCGGCAGCGCTGGCCGAACGGCCGGACGTGGTCTACATCTGCACGCCTAACCACCTGCACCGCCCGATGGTCGAGGCGGCCTGGCAGGCCGGATGCCACGTGCTGTGCGAGAAGCCGCTGGCGGACTCGGTGGGGAATGCGGAAGCGATTGCGGAGACGGTGGGCGGGGGGGGAGGCGTGGGAGCGGTCACCGACCGCGACAGTTCGGGGTCGGTGACCCCTCCCACGCGCGTGTTCGCCGTCGGCTACTCCCTGCGCTCCCACGGCGGGCTGCGGCGTGTGCTGGAGATCGTGCGCTCCGGCGTGCTGGGGACACTCGTCGGCGGGCGGGCGATGGTCGGCACGTACTTCACGCTCATGTGCGCCACCACGCCCTACCGCATGACCGAGCCCAACGCGCTGATCATTGACTACACGCACCTGCTGGACTACATGCGGCTGTTCCTGGGGGAGCCCGAGCGGGTGAGCGCCGAGTCGGCGACGCTGGGCGACCTGCCGATGCTCCCGCAGCCGAACCTATTCAGCCTGCTGGTGCGCTACAAGTCCGGGGCCGTCGGTCAGATCCACATGGACTACATCCAGCACCCGCAGCGCTCGCACGTAGAGCTGTACGGCGACCGGGGGGTCGTCAGGTACGACTTCCAGACGGGCATGCTGGAGCTGTTTGACTTCGAGAGGGACGACAGCCCGAGGCACGCCCATCACGTCGAGCATGTCATCGTGGCGCGAGACGACATCTACCGCGTGCAGATCGAGACGGTGCTACAGGCCATTCGGGGTGAGGAGACGCCGCTGGCCACAGCCGAGGACGGGGTAGCGGCACTGAAGCTGGCCGAGGCAGCGGTGCAGGCGGCGAGCACGCACGCGGCGGTGACGGTCTGA
- a CDS encoding MBL fold metallo-hydrolase encodes MEQVYVNAARLNVRAEPKSTSAPLSDRLWGDWLGVLDRQGEWLKVKAGLKTGWVREADTRPDRLLELYFIDVGQGDACLVQTPDDRRLLVDAGASDNAFRFIKWKYGGLKAPLAFDALVATHPDDDHFHGFAKIIDNPNIVGYTFYHNGIGRFAKAAGYNTPLGEVVGEPGSRALKTLCGSLDGAGGLSELCEAGKLTPQYAALVRSLQSATEAGRCGGVSRLGLSPQAKPKYLEGYRPTGTQRLGLHVLGPVLCGSGRLPWFDDSLGGGSKTRNGNSIICMLEYGNVRVLLAGDTNAASQAYLREAAGAEAFRADVLKCGHHGSADFDLAFIQAVRPAVSVISSGDNEQYSHPRADTIGALGKCGYGDRPLVFSTELARSYGQLDVAEATTGSLDKRIERLRVYGMIQLRTDGERVLMAQRMESPSRSGNSLKQWDVYELKRVGGGLKMAP; translated from the coding sequence ATGGAACAGGTGTACGTCAATGCGGCCAGGCTGAACGTCCGTGCAGAGCCGAAGAGCACTTCGGCGCCCCTCAGCGACAGGCTGTGGGGGGACTGGCTGGGGGTGTTGGATCGACAAGGCGAGTGGCTGAAGGTCAAGGCAGGGCTGAAGACGGGCTGGGTGAGGGAGGCCGATACTCGCCCCGACCGGCTCCTGGAGCTGTACTTCATTGATGTCGGACAGGGCGATGCCTGCCTCGTGCAGACGCCGGATGACCGCCGCCTGCTGGTTGACGCCGGCGCCAGTGACAATGCCTTCCGCTTCATCAAGTGGAAGTACGGGGGGCTGAAGGCGCCGCTGGCCTTCGACGCCCTCGTCGCCACTCACCCCGATGACGACCACTTCCACGGGTTCGCCAAGATCATCGACAACCCTAACATCGTGGGCTACACGTTCTACCACAATGGCATTGGCCGGTTCGCCAAGGCGGCGGGGTACAACACGCCTCTCGGGGAGGTCGTGGGCGAGCCGGGAAGCCGGGCCCTGAAGACGCTCTGCGGGTCCCTCGACGGCGCCGGCGGCCTATCCGAGCTGTGTGAGGCCGGCAAGCTGACACCGCAGTATGCAGCGTTAGTGCGGTCGCTGCAGAGCGCGACCGAGGCCGGTCGCTGCGGCGGCGTTTCCCGGCTCGGGCTCTCGCCGCAGGCCAAGCCGAAGTACCTCGAAGGGTACAGACCCACGGGCACTCAGCGCCTGGGGCTCCATGTCCTCGGCCCCGTCCTGTGCGGCAGTGGACGACTGCCCTGGTTCGACGACAGCCTGGGCGGCGGCAGCAAGACACGCAACGGCAACAGCATCATCTGCATGCTGGAGTACGGCAACGTACGTGTCCTGCTGGCAGGTGACACCAACGCCGCGTCGCAGGCCTATCTCCGCGAGGCTGCGGGCGCTGAGGCGTTCCGTGCTGACGTGCTCAAGTGCGGGCACCATGGCAGCGCGGACTTCGACCTGGCCTTCATCCAGGCTGTCAGGCCGGCGGTCAGCGTGATATCGTCGGGGGACAATGAGCAGTACTCACACCCGCGGGCGGACACGATCGGCGCGCTGGGGAAGTGCGGCTACGGCGATCGGCCGCTGGTGTTCTCCACCGAACTGGCCCGCTCGTACGGCCAGCTCGACGTAGCGGAGGCTACAACGGGGAGCCTGGACAAGCGCATTGAACGGTTGCGCGTCTACGGCATGATCCAACTGCGTACCGACGGGGAACGGGTCCTCATGGCCCAACGCATGGAGTCGCCGTCGCGCAGCGGCAACAGCCTCAAGCAGTGGGATGTCTACGAACTGAAGCGCGTGGGCGGCGGGCTGAAGATGGCGCCGTGA